CGGCTGCACGAAAACCGGCAACCGAATTACGCAGATCGAAATGGAAAGCGGCAATCGGTTCCGCGCCAAGATGTTCGTCGATGCCACGTATGAAGGCGATCTGATGGCGGCCGCCAAGGTTTCGTACATCGTCGGCCGCGAAGCGAACGCCACCTACGGCGAAACGCTCGACGGAGTCACTTCCGGCGCGACGCGGGCCCACAATTTCCGCTTCGCGGTGGATCCGTTCGTCGTGCCGGGCGACGCATCAAGCGGATTGTTGAAGGAAATTTCGCCAGAGCCGCGCGGCGCGGTTGGCCAGGCGGATCGCCGGGTGCAGGCCTACAACTTCCGCATGTTTCTCACTCGCGCGGCCGATCGAATTCCGTTTCCCAAGCCGCAGCGCTACGACCCGACCCGATACACGTTGCTCGCGCGCTACATCGCCGCCGGCGCTGGCATCGGCGATTTCATGCAGCTTCACGACGGCGATTCCAACAACGAGGGGGGCTTTTCCACCGACAATATCGGGGCAAGCGACGCATGGCCCGAGGCCGATTACGCGACGCGGGAAAAGATCTTTCAAGACCACGTCAGCTACCAGCAAGGGCTGATGTGGTTTGTGACGCACGATCCGCAGGTGCCCGCAGCGATCCGCCAAAAAATTTCGGCTTACGGCCTTTCGCCCGAAGATTTCGCCGACACGGGCGGATGGCCGCACCAGTTGTATGTGCGCGAGGGGCGGCGGATGGTGAGCGACTATGTGATGACCGAACACAATTGCCGCGGAGCAACCGTGGCCGAGGATTCGGTCGGCCTCGCGGAATACAACATGGATTCCCACCACTGCCATCGCTTCGTGCAAATCAAAACCGACAAAGCCACGGGCCGCGGGCGGTCGATCGTTCGCAACGAGGGAGACGTGGAAGTGGCCCCGGCCGGACCCTATCCGGTCGCGTATCATTCGATCGTGCCGAAAGCGGGCGAGTGCGAGAATCTCTTGGTGCCCGTTTGCCTTTCGGCAAGCCATATCGCCTACGGCTCGATCCGCATGGAACCGGTGTTCATGGTGCTCGGCCAAAGTGCGGGCACGGCGGCGGCAATGGCCATCGATGCAGACGAGCCGGTGCAAAAGGTCGGCTACAAACAACTCCGCGCACGCTTGCTAGCCGACCACCAATTGCTCGACCCGCCGCGCAAAAAATCGTCCACACCGCGCTAGTGCTTCGGCTTGTTGTCCGCCCGCTTGCCAGTCAGTGGCTTTTGGCCGGTGGGGCCGAAGCCGACGTTCGTTTCACCGCCGAGTTGAAGTTCGTCGCCGGTGAATTTGCAGCGCACCGTGACGATGAATGGCGTTTCGTAGAAGCAGAGCTTGGCGGTGTAGGTGTCGTCGGCGGTCCATGCGCCGCTGGCTGC
Above is a window of Pirellulales bacterium DNA encoding:
- a CDS encoding FAD-dependent oxidoreductase, with the protein product MNRLNERFPFGLLCFALVLGATSLFAAGEPKGQPHYYYPLPKANPPQTFETDVCVYGATPGGVMAAIQCRRMGKSATLVEFGRHVGGMTASGLSKTDGGKHSAGIATEFYKVVGKADFRPAAAEAQFRRMLAAEGVQLHLEERLAGCTKTGNRITQIEMESGNRFRAKMFVDATYEGDLMAAAKVSYIVGREANATYGETLDGVTSGATRAHNFRFAVDPFVVPGDASSGLLKEISPEPRGAVGQADRRVQAYNFRMFLTRAADRIPFPKPQRYDPTRYTLLARYIAAGAGIGDFMQLHDGDSNNEGGFSTDNIGASDAWPEADYATREKIFQDHVSYQQGLMWFVTHDPQVPAAIRQKISAYGLSPEDFADTGGWPHQLYVREGRRMVSDYVMTEHNCRGATVAEDSVGLAEYNMDSHHCHRFVQIKTDKATGRGRSIVRNEGDVEVAPAGPYPVAYHSIVPKAGECENLLVPVCLSASHIAYGSIRMEPVFMVLGQSAGTAAAMAIDADEPVQKVGYKQLRARLLADHQLLDPPRKKSSTPR